The Aedes albopictus strain Foshan chromosome 2, AalbF5, whole genome shotgun sequence region tcctatcaaaaagtcatttttggagtgaacatatagcctttccagcacacttggtgtacgagaaaggcaaaaacatattGTATTTGAGGAATAATACTATTTGAGAATATCAATATAAATATTTAATCGCTAGAGTTATTCCCTTATGATATTGAAATTAAAAAACAGTACATTCTAATCATTTGAAATCTGGTCATTGGAACtttgatctgttttttttttttctttcgattgttttagacaaactctgcagaagactcttattaagaacttctgaagaaattcaaacggGATTTCAGAGTGTCCATTCAAATACGTAACTCCTTGAACTTTGTTTTTTATTCCAGAAAGATTTAGTGGTGCCTCCAGTagatcctccagggttttctccagaaaattgttCAGGGAtgccaccaggatttttttaaagatccaGGATTGATTTTTTAATAAGATTTCTCAACAAGATCTcgaaaggagttccttcagtaattctttcgggaggattcgggaatgcctcctagagatacatcagaaaatcatccagaagaTCGTTCCAGGATTTCCATTGGatgtctgagaggaattccttctgaagttccttcaagaattcctacaagattttcgtTAGGAACTAACCCAGGagcttcctcagagattcctccaggagttccttcagaaattcctaaagaattccaacaagggatttctcctgacgttctgtagggatcgctCAAGCAGGTCCTTCGgggatcactccgggagtttcacTAAGGGTTCctatttacaggaattccttctagcatctcctgaaattactttgGGATGCCTCTTAatcatttttcagagattctttcaggatttctttcaaggattgctccttcgatgatctctccaggagttcgttcaggcatctccctaatagctccaagAGGGATGTCgccaggtgttcattaggaattccttcagaagttgtttaagctatttcaacagaagttcgcttaggtatccttccagaagtcccttcaaagattctttcaagaggaTTCACTAATACCTCCTGGAGAACTATCAAGAATTTCGTAAGaagtttccacaggaattcctgcaggagttcttaagCCCTTAGATTCATTATGATGCTCGTAcaggagttcttgcagaaattagcccaggagctccttcagatatttctccaggagtttcagggattcttgcagatgtttcttcagagattcctcctgaatttcttcagggattcctgcagaagttccttcacaaatctctccaggagttcctttagacaaTCTTATAGAAGGATCTAAGGATACCTCCAGAAGAATTCAGGGataccctcagaaatttattcagagattcctacataaGAAAATTCACTAAGATTCCTGCAGGATatctttaggggattcctcaagaaattcctttagagattcttccaggagttcttccagggcacgctcctgaggttctttcagaatgtagattttccaggaggactcccggagtccttcaggagttgcatcagagatctctccaaaagctcattcgggaattcctacagcagttttttctgggaatctagtataagttccttcaataatttccttaggattataatcaggcatatcgccaggatattcttgagggacatttcatggagtttccacaagaattcctccgctTCCCTTTgaaagattccgctgaaaatcctgcgaggattccgtctggaaatccttcgaagattcctaccggaattccttcgggaattcctgctggagctCTTGCAGGGATtactcttgtaatttcttcgaggattcctcctgtactTCTTTCAGGGGACTTCGCTCGActtccctggacttccttcgaggattcctcctggaattcctccgggatttcctccttGAATCCCGGAGAATcctactagaattccttcgagaatttcttctagaattctttagaggattcatcttggaattctttcggggattcttcgtttagggattcctcctgaacttcttcctggaattctttcgaggattccttctggaatttcttcggagattcctcctagaattcattctggaatttctcctggaattccttcaaagattccaccTGGACcacctgaggaatccctgaaggaaatccaggagaaatctccgaaagtgtTCTAAGAGAAAGCATCAAATAAATTCTAaactttctcttagaattccttcggagatttctcctgggtttccttcagggattcctcgtggaattccttcaagagtcctcctggattttttttgggtgatttctcctataattcctacggagattcctccaagagtttcttcgaggatttcccctggaatttcgatttcccctggaattccttccgaaatttcccctggacttcctatggggattcctcttggaattccttcgaggttttctcttgaaaatccttcggagattccttcaggggttcatactaggattcctgcagggattcctcctgggattatttcGGGGAtgtatcctggaattctttcgaggattccttctggaattaattcgaaggctcctcctagcattccttcggagattccatctacaatttcttcgcggattcctcctggaattccatcgaagATTCATGCtgtaattctttctgagattccttttcgaattcctccggggattcctcctaaagttccttcggggatttttcctggaattgcttcgaggattcctctttgaattcattcgggattccttttgaacttccttcgaggattcctcctgaaatctcttcagggattcctcctgatattccgtcgtggatacttcctgaaatccctacgggaattcctcctgaaatttcttcggaaattcctcccacgTACGAACGCATGTCAATTTGTTCCAAGTTTCAAGAAAAGGAAAAATCACCATAatagctcttggaattcctttggtgattcctcttcaaatatcttcggagattcctggaatttcttcggggatccctcacggatttcctgcggagattcctccaaaactttcttttaggtttccttctggaattctttcagtgatgcctcctatcaagaatttctcccgaaactccttcagagattccatctggatatttttcgatgattcctcctagaaatcttttggggattccttcccgAATTCCTTTAAACAATCTTTCGtaaattcctttacggattcctcctggacttccttcatggatttttcttgaaattctttcgaggattcctcttgatatctggtcgtgaaattccttcggagcttCTTCCTAAAATTACTTTGGTGTTACAccttagaattccttctgagatccctcctaaaatttctttagaaatttctcatggaactcctgcaatattcctccaggaatttccttcaagcatttctactagaattcctccgtggattccttgggggattctttcaaagattcctcctaagatttcttcggagattcctccgggaattccttcggcgtttccattcattctagaattctttcgaggattcctcctaaaattcttacgGGGATTTTGTTGGGATCCCAGCGCAGTGGACACTTATACGGTACCTAACCGATCTGCCATTAAATTCCCGTCCCGGGATCGCGTGATTATTTCAATACCtaccagggggctgccactactcTACTACAACAGATTTCTCCTgttattctttcgggaattccttctgaaattccttcgtgattctctcatggaattcctttggtgatttctattcgaatttcttcggagattcctcctagaactgcTTTGgggactccttctggaattccttcgaggattcctcgtggaattctttcggcaattcctcttagaattctctcattgatttctcctggaattgctcttcACTTGCAATGGAATAATGTAGCATGCATCACAAAAAGGGTGCGggtaattttttaatttatttatttcgtcaatcataaCGTAGACATATATACTTAAGGCTGTATCTATATCCTATTGTATCTTaaagagttgaaatatttccttAAATTTGTTCGTGATATGGTCAAATCAATTGATACACAGTGCTGGTTGTAAAGAGATAACATTCGATTTAAAGGACTAAATTTGGCATAATCTCTTCGATGATTGTTTAAAGCAAATAGATTTCTATTTCTTCCAAACCGCGCTCAAAAATCGCAAAACTCTTCCTCAGAAACCGACCACACACACCCGAGCCGAGACCCTTTCACGGTCTCCAGACTTGAAACAGCCTGCGGAGCCGCGAAATTGACTCAACTTGAATTTGGATTTTCTGCCGATTTTGATTTATGACCGAACTGTAAATAAATCACGTCTCCAACCGGTCTACCAGGTCCGCACCAACCTGTGGCAAACATATGTACCTACAAACGCTTAAGTTAAGCCGAGGCAGTGAGCAGTGTGTGACACCCACCCGCCAACATTCCGTCGTCCGCCAGTCATTCAATCGCTACAGCGTTGACGGGGTTTATTGGCAAGCGGTAATTCTTTTTTCCTGCATGTCTCTATGGATTAGGTTAAAAAAATTGCTGGGGGTTTGACGAGTAGCACGTTGACAAGGTACCTATATGGGTGTACATAGAACCGTAGCTCCCGGTCGGTACATGCTTCATGCCTACTGGGTTATTGGCTCTTTTGAAGTATTTACTAGTGGCTTCTGAAATGTCGATCCGTTGTCACACATTGCCTACAACACAATCGTCAGCCAGTGGGTAGCGTCAGAGTGTCTGGCGAGGACGTTCGGATGCTGTTGAGAGAACTACTCTGAGAGATACGATTGTGATCGAGTGAAGAAATCTGTCTTCGGCTTGTGTGATCGTAAATTTTGAATTGACATCTCGCATTAACGACCACTATCATATCTTTTCATTACAGGCTTTCCACATTCCACCCACCAAACCAGGAATTCAGACGTTGAGTAGTCTGATAACATCCACCAAGCAGAACCGCATGCATCCGGCACAGTTCCTTGTGCCGCCCAAGGCGTACAACTCGTCCGACGAGGACTACGAAGGCTCCGCCGAGAGCATAGACCGAAGTTACAAAGCGCGCAAGATTGTCTACAAATATCCGGTGCGATATTCGAAGAAGAAAGTCAAACATCCGCCGCTGCATCCCAAGCTCTATACGCCGTACTCGCACTGGACCAAGTGCGACGTGTTCTGTCGACAGCGACGTGAACGGTACTGCGTAGTGCGGTCCAAGTGTGGCTATCACATCCACGTGGAGGAACGTCGATGCCATCGGCATTTGTAAGTATTTCATTGATCTGAAATACGTCCTAGCTGCTTCCATCTCAGTACATACTTTATGTAAAGGGGGATGGGTGTGAAGAAAACTCTTCGATAGTGTAACGAGTCTTGTGTTAGGTGTGAGAATTGATACTACAAGAGGCAAGAGAATGATGTCAAAGATAGACAAAAATGGAACGTAATTTATGAAATCTCCCTTATAAACAGATCCTGGGCTGACCGGGAATCGACACTCTCAGCGCGGTCTTACtgaattaaaattttaaaattgatcaAAGAGTGGGAGGCAAgaacgtagccagcttttcggtcagggggggtggtctataagggttcattcaaatattacgtaacgcaaaatattacaattttaaaccccctccctcccccacgtaacaacttttgtatgggaaattttatatttttgtatgaagcgtaacacagtgctagaccccctccctccccccttagcgttacgtaatatttgaacgaaccctaagcACCCTGTTCTAAAAAAATCAGCTTGGTGGTAGTAGTGGTGACCAATTTCTTAAAGAGTAAGTATTTTTATTTACTCGAGCTTCATTTCTTCGGAAACTCAtaacattttttgcctttctcgtacaccaaggtgtaccgaaaggctatatgttcactccaaaaatgaaatcagctcgacgagttgagatgatgtctgtgtgtgtgtatgtgtgtgtgtatgtatgtgtgtgtgtgtgtgtgtgtgtgtgtgtgtgtgtgtgtgtgtttgtgtgtgtgtgtgtgtgtgtgtgtgtgtgtgtgtgtgtgtgtgtgtgtgtgtgtgtgtgtgtgtgtgtgtgtgtgtgtgtgtgtgtgtgtgtgtgtgtgtgtgtgtgtgtgtgtgtgtgtgtgtgtgtgtgtgtgtgtgtgtgtgtgtgtgtgtgtgtgtgtgtgtgtgtgtgtgtgtgtgtgtgtgtgtgtgtgtgtgtgtgtgtgtgtgtgtgtgtgtgtgtgtgtgtgtgtgcgtgtgtatgtgtgtatgtgtacaaaaatgtcacctcacttttggatagtaaatatcatcagatttcaacgctttatgttt contains the following coding sequences:
- the LOC134283970 gene encoding uncharacterized protein LOC134283970 — translated: MEPSSSVGGSTPKAPSKMNHVRAAVRILHIVAMLGWLPYLTAFHIPPTKPGIQTLSSLITSTKQNRMHPAQFLVPPKAYNSSDEDYEGSAESIDRSYKARKIVYKYPVRYSKKKVKHPPLHPKLYTPYSHWTKCDVFCRQRRERYCVVRSKCGYHIHVEERRCHRHL